One genomic region from Dermacentor variabilis isolate Ectoservices chromosome 6, ASM5094787v1, whole genome shotgun sequence encodes:
- the LOC142585338 gene encoding 26S proteasome non-ATPase regulatory subunit 9 gives MLDQKQLLSRLTQRKLEIEAAISAQHEILNANSIGMDEPLVDNEGYPRSDIDVYKVRHARHRIICLLNDHKAIMKDIEKSLHVYHAQLSRNGADNGGPATVTQQQNVARGGGSAAAPQPFAVVGKVENGSPADIAGLSAGDKIVKFGSVNGENFKDVTDIAAVVQHSVGRPVNVLVKRGADAVPVVLTPKQWHGKGLLGCTVLPMS, from the coding sequence ATGCTAGACCAGAAGCAACTACTGTCTCGCCTCACGCAGCGCAAGCTCGAAATCGAGGCTGCCATCAGCGCGCAGCACGAGATACTGAACGCCAACTCGATCGGCATGGACGAACCCCTGGTCGACAACGAAGGCTACCCGCGGTCCGACATCGACGTTTACAAGGTTCGCCACGCGCGACACCGGATCATCTGCCTGCTCAACGACCACAAGGCGATCATGAAGGACATCGAGAAGAGCCTGCACGTCTACCACGCTCAGCTGTCGCGAAACGGTGCCGACAACGGCGGTCCGGCGACTGTGACGCAGCAGCAGAACGTCGCGCGCGGCGGCGGATCGGCAGCGGCGCCGCAACCTTTCGCCGTCGTCGGGAAGGTCGAGAACGGCTCGCCCGCCGACATCGCCGGCCTCAGCGCGGGCGACAAGATCGTGAAGTTCGGCTCCGTGAACGGCGAAAACTTCAAGGACGTGACTGACATCGCCGCCGTCGTGCAGCACAGCGTGGGCAGGCCCGTCAACGTGCTGGTGAAGCGTGGCGCGGACGCCGTGCCTGTGGTACTGACGCCCAAACAGTGGCACGGCAAGGGCTTGCTCGGTTGCACTGTTCTCCCGATGTCGTAA